A genomic region of Gallus gallus isolate bGalGal1 chromosome 19, bGalGal1.mat.broiler.GRCg7b, whole genome shotgun sequence contains the following coding sequences:
- the LOC121107272 gene encoding basic salivary proline-rich protein 2-like, which yields MAFSSRFAFWEQKVKDEDKALAVKRPVKEDGAPESPSPNAAKDAAPTSPKPDPPKSPDPPSGSTKSPEPVLNGATNGPEGPGAGGDAQGDDGQGLSRRRVVRVVRKVVRKVLPGDDAGEVKPPEPMPPPRKEETVPPAPPPPPPPAKPSAPAKPEPKDEISAGLTTLMAKGKTKEHRARVRPGDRREEKSPEPAAGDAKPAASPGAKATPEPPARPSGGKAEPAKASAPKPTALERHKVARVHTAWVP from the exons ATGGCCTTCTCGTCCCGCTTTGCGTTctgggagcagaag GTTAAGGACGAGGACAAAGCCTTAGCTGTGAAAAGACCCGTGAAGGAGGATGGGGCT CCAGAGAGCCCAAGCCCAAACGCCGCGAAGGATGCGGCGCCCACATCCCCAAAGCCCGACCCCCCGAAGAGCCCCGACCCACCCTCAGGGAGCACGAAGAGCCCGGAGCCGGTGCTGAACGGGGCCACCAATGGGCCCGAGGGTCCCGGGGCGGGCGGCGATGCGCAGGGCGATGACGGGCAGGGGCTGTCCCGCCGCAGAGTGGTGCGGGTGGTGCGGAAGGTGGTGCGTAAAGTCCTGCCGGGCGATGATGCTGGTGAGGTGAAGCCCCCCGAGCCCATGCCACCCCCCAGAAAGGAGGAGACGGtcccccccgcgccgccccctCCGCCGCCCCCAGCCAAGCCGTCTGCTCCCGCCAAGCCGGAGCCCAAAGATGAGATCTCAGCGGGGCTCACGACCCTCATGGCCAAGGGGAAAACCAAAGAGCACCGGGCGCGGGTCCGGCCAGGGGACAGGCGGGAGGAGAAGTCCCCTGAGCCGGCTGCGGGCGATGCAAAGCCGGCTGCATCCCCGGGTGCCAAAGCCACACCAGAGCCTCCAGCACGGCCTTCGGGAGGGAAAGCGGAGCCTGCAAAGGCGTCCGCCCCGAAACCCACCGCCCTGGAGAGGCACAAGGTAGCGCGTGTGCATACAGCATGGGTGCCCTAA
- the CRYBA1 gene encoding beta-crystallin A3 isoform X1, whose translation MGEAAVPPELDTFPAAKMAQTNPLPVPMGPWKSVRSRGRENRQPQPCHLPVPEGLHSSLRTVLLPQELTLGITVYDQENFQGKRMEFTSACPNIMECGFDNIRSLKVECGAWVGYEHTGFCGQQFILERGEYPRWDAWSGSNAYHIERLMSFRPVCSANHKESKITVYEKDNFIGRQWEISDDYPSLQAMGWANNEVGSMKIPCGAWVCYQYPGYRGYQYVLEADHHGGDYKHWREWGSHAQTSQIQSIRRIQQ comes from the exons ATGGGCGAAGCAGCTGTACCGCCTGAGCTAG aCACCTTTCCAGCAGCAAAGATGGCTCAGACAAACCCTCTGCCTGTCCCCATGGGCCCATGGAAG AGCGTTCGGAGCAGAGGCCGGGAGAACCGCCAGCCGCAGCCCTGCCACCTGCCCGTCCCAGAAGGGCTCCACTCCTCTCTCCGGacggtgctgctgccccaggaaCTGACCTTAGGG ATAACTGTGTATGACCAAGAAAACTTCCAGGGCAAGAGGATGGAGTTCACCTCAGCCTGTCCAAACATCATGGAATGTGGTTTCGACAACATTCGCTCCCTAAAGGTGGAATGTGGCGC ctggGTTGGTTACGAGCACACCGGCTTCTGCGGGCAGCAGTTCATCCTGGAGAGGGGCGAGTACCCACGCTGGGACGCCTGGAGCGGCAGCAATGCTTACCACATCGAGCGCCTGATGTCCTTCCGCCCCGTCTGCTCTGCT AATCACAAGGAATCCAAGATCACTGTCTACGAGAAAGACAACTTCATCGGCCGCCAGTGGGAGATCAGCGACGACTACCCCTCGCTGCAGGCCATGGGCTGGGCCAACAACGAAGTGGGCTCCATGAAGATCCCCTGCGGCGC CTGGGTTTGCTACCAGTACCCTGGGTACCGTGGCTACCAGTACGTCCTGGAGGCCGACCACCACGGGGGAGACTACAAGCACTGGAGAGAGTGGGGCTCGCACGCCCAGACCTCCCAGATCCAGTCCATCAGGCGCATCCAGCAGTAG
- the CRYBA1 gene encoding beta-crystallin A3 isoform X2, giving the protein MGEAAVPPELDTFPAAKMAQTNPLPVPMGPWKITVYDQENFQGKRMEFTSACPNIMECGFDNIRSLKVECGAWVGYEHTGFCGQQFILERGEYPRWDAWSGSNAYHIERLMSFRPVCSANHKESKITVYEKDNFIGRQWEISDDYPSLQAMGWANNEVGSMKIPCGAWVCYQYPGYRGYQYVLEADHHGGDYKHWREWGSHAQTSQIQSIRRIQQ; this is encoded by the exons ATGGGCGAAGCAGCTGTACCGCCTGAGCTAG aCACCTTTCCAGCAGCAAAGATGGCTCAGACAAACCCTCTGCCTGTCCCCATGGGCCCATGGAAG ATAACTGTGTATGACCAAGAAAACTTCCAGGGCAAGAGGATGGAGTTCACCTCAGCCTGTCCAAACATCATGGAATGTGGTTTCGACAACATTCGCTCCCTAAAGGTGGAATGTGGCGC ctggGTTGGTTACGAGCACACCGGCTTCTGCGGGCAGCAGTTCATCCTGGAGAGGGGCGAGTACCCACGCTGGGACGCCTGGAGCGGCAGCAATGCTTACCACATCGAGCGCCTGATGTCCTTCCGCCCCGTCTGCTCTGCT AATCACAAGGAATCCAAGATCACTGTCTACGAGAAAGACAACTTCATCGGCCGCCAGTGGGAGATCAGCGACGACTACCCCTCGCTGCAGGCCATGGGCTGGGCCAACAACGAAGTGGGCTCCATGAAGATCCCCTGCGGCGC CTGGGTTTGCTACCAGTACCCTGGGTACCGTGGCTACCAGTACGTCCTGGAGGCCGACCACCACGGGGGAGACTACAAGCACTGGAGAGAGTGGGGCTCGCACGCCCAGACCTCCCAGATCCAGTCCATCAGGCGCATCCAGCAGTAG